Genomic window (Spirosoma sp. KCTC 42546):
GTTCAGAAAGCCGAATCGGTAGGCTGCCGTGCGCTGTGCATCACCATCGATACACCAGTCCCCGGCGTACGGAATCGGCAGGATCGCGCAAACTTTCGGTTACCCAACGAAATACAGGCACCGTATATGCATGGATTAGGCGATCAGAAAAAGCTACTGACCTGGGCCGACATCGACTGGTTACAGTCTTTTGCTAAAATCCCGGTTTTGTTAAAAGGCATTTTAAACCCTGCCGATGCGGAACAGGCCATCCAGACAGGCGTCTCGGGAATCATAGTCTCCAATCACAGTGGCCGCAATTTGGATACAGTACCCGCAACCATCGACGTGCTTCCCGGCATTGCCGATCAGGTGAACAAGCGAGTGCCGTTACTCATGGATGGGGGCATCCGGCGAGGAACCGATGTGTTGAAAGCACTGGCGCACGGGGCCAATGCCGTATTAGTTGGGAAACCTATATGCTTCGGACTGGCTTGTGGAGGAGCCGATGGCGTCTCGAAAGTGATGAACATACTCCGAACTGAATTTGAACTGGCAATGACCTTAACCGGCAGAACCACCCTGACCAGCATCGACCGATCGGTACTCTGGAGACCGTATTGATTATAAAGGCTGGGTCAAATTGGTTTAACCACAGAGGCACAGAGATTACAAAGGGTAGAGTAGTTACTTCAATAACTCTGTGTTCTCTGTGCCTCTGTGGTTAAATAAAAATGATTTTGTTGTCAGCTTACTCCAAATTGCGCTAATAGCTGTTATGCATAAAACCGCTCGTAAACCCGCTTCTTAATAAGCTGGCTGAATCGGTCAAATTCGCCCTGATCAGGAATCGCCGGGATTGACATCAACCGCATGGGTATGGGCTCTTTACCATGTTGGTAGGGTGGTTGGACGTAATCAAAGGGATTTAAACTAAAGCCCTGTCGTTCGTAAAATCGAACCCGTCGCTGGCTCAGTTCGTCATTGGGTAGCTCGACTTCCAGAATCACATACTCGTTTGCAGAAGCCAGTAATTGCGTCAATGCCTGCTGGCCAAACTGCTTTCCCCGCTGGGCCGGATCAATCGCAAAATGCTCAACAAAGAGAGTAGTTTCCCAGGTCCAATAAATGATAAAACCTACGAGTTGGTCATTGTCGACCAGCGCACAGAGGTGCATATCCGGGCAGGGGAGGAGTATTGCCAAATCAGCGAAACTACGCCGTTCATCGATAGGGAAGGAGCTTTCATACCAGGTTTGAATGTTGTTTAAGTAAAAATTAGGAGCCTGAATTCGTAAAAAAGTCATACGCAGATTAGAGGATTTTAATCTAAATTTAATCTATCTTTGAATGTATTAGCTTTATCTAAGTTTTATAACTTACTGATAAGTAATCAGTTGAGTTTATATTGCTTTCGGACTATATTTGATTTCCGAACGATATGAAAGGGCAATATTATAACTTTTTAATTTACCGGCTGCTTGGTTTGTTGATGGCGTTGAACGTTATCAACCTGAGCATAGGTGTCCATGATCCGGCACTGCTGACGAGCCGTGCAGTTGCCTATCATGAAGATTTGTCGGTCAATAAAATTGAAAGTATTGGTGAGTTCCTGCTGGAAGAATGCCTCGGTTTTTACGATGCTGTCCCCGAGCACGATGATCCAGATGATGAGTCGGAACTGACCGAACTGGAGCAGGATTACGACTTCAACCCCTTATTTGTTTTTGCCCCCATACTAGCTTCTGTTCAGTACCTGTTTACGGGGAGTGTACCCTTTCGGCCGGAGTCCATTCCCGCACACGTGCTGGAAATTGTTGCTCCACCCCCCCAGATTGTGGTTTAAACCGGGACGAAGAGCCCCTGGTTCTCACATGGCTGACGATCATTCGATTAGCCATTTATACGATTTAATATTCATTTTTTAGAAACCGCTTTGGCGGAGGGCTATTGCTATATCCCTTTGCTGAGGATTACTCTATAGCTCAATTTAAATATGGAAAATTTGGTGAGATGGACAGCTGCCGTTTTGGTATGTGTATCGGTTGTTGGTTGTGCCGGTAGCGAAACGAAAACCGAGGAACCTGAAAAACTGACCCTGCCCGTCGTTCAGTTATCCCGGCAATCTACTACACTGCAACGTGATTACGTAACAACCCTGGAAGCTGTTCGAAACGTGGAAATCCGCGCCAGGGTGTCGGGCTTTCTGGAAAAAATATATGTCGATGAGGGACAGACCGTTCGGCAGGGCCAACTGCTGTTTAGTTTGAATGCAGCCGAATACAAAGTTGGATTGGATAAAGCCCGCGCTAGCCTGAGAAGTGCCGAAGCCGGAGCGAAAACAGCCGAAGTTGAAGTAGGTCGGGTAAAGTTGCTGGTCGATAAAAAAATTGTCTCACCCTCTGAGCTAGAACTGGCGAAAGCTAAACTGGATGTCGCCCGAGCCCAGATCGAAGAAGCACAATCGGCCCAATCAACGGCCTCTCTTCGGCTCGCCCATGCCAACATTCGGGCACCTTTCGATGGCGTTATTAACCGCATTCCCTTCAAAATGGGCAGTCTGATTGAAGAGGGGGCCCTGCTCACGGAGGTGTCTGATATCCACGAGGTGTTTGCCTACTTCGACGTATCGGAGAAAGAATACTTGGGGTTTCTGAAAAAACACCGCGATCTGGTGGGTAAAAATGGGCAGGAAGTAGAGATGATGCTGGCCGATGAGACCCCTTACCCGCAAAAAGGACGGATCGAAACGATGGAGAGTGTATTTGAAGAGGAATCCGGCACCATTGCGTTTCGGGCCCGATTTCCCAACCCACTCAAGATGCTGAAACACGGTTCGTCGGGTAAAGTTCGGATTCCCAGCATTGAAAGCGATGCCTTACTGGTTCCGCAGAAAGCGGTATTCGAGGTGCAGGATAAAAACTACGTCTATGTAGTTGATAAGGCCAATAAAGTGAAGTCGCGGAGTTTCGTGCCGCAGGCCCGGGTTGGTCAGAACTACATTGTTCGGTCGGGACTGCAAGCGGGTGATCGGGTTGTCTATGAAGGCATCCAAAATATTCGGGATGGCGATCAGATCATTCCGGAAGCCGTTTCCGCCGATAGATTGGCTTCGCAAAATACGCTTGCTCAACAGTGATTTGTAAAGAGTTTGAAGTTTGTAGTCTGAGGTTTGACGTTCGCTGACGCATGAACTGTTGACGCACAGTGAACGTCAAACCTCAGACTATAAACGTCAAACATAGCACTTTAATTCATGTTCGATTTATTTATCAAACGCCCGCTGCTATCGGCCGTTATTTCAGTGCTGATCACGTTGATGGGCTTTTTAGCGCTGACGGGTCTGCCTATAACGCAATTCCCGGACATTGTACCACCCTCCGTGACCGTAACGGCCAAGTATACTGGTGCTAACGCCGAAGTAGCCACTAAAGCCGTTGCTATGCCGCTGGAGCGAGCTATTAATGGGGTGCCGGGTATGGTGTATATGAATTCGGTATCAGGTAATGATGGGAGTACGTTGATCCAGGTATTTTTCAATGTGGGTACCGATCCCGATCTGGCGGCTATGAGTGTTCAGAACCGGGTGACAACCGTACTGGACGAATTACCCGAAGAAGTAATTAAAGCGGGTGTCTCGACCGAAAAAGAGGTTAACAGTATGCTGTTGTACCTCAATATATTCAGCGATGACCCGAGTGCCGATGAGAAATTCATCTACAACTTCGCCGATATCAACGTATTAGCCGAGTTGAAACGGATCGACGGCGTTGGTTTTGCCGACATTATGGGTTCGCGGGAGTACTCGATGCGGGTATGGCTCAAACCTGATCGTATGACTTCCTATGGGGTGTCGCCCGATGAAGTAATTAGTGCGATTCGGGCCCAAAACGTGGAGGCTGCTCCTGGTAAAGCGGGCGAAAGTGCCGACCGAGCTCCACAAATGCTGCAATACGTTCTTCGCTACAGCGGTAAATTCTTCGACCCCAAACAATACGAAAACCTGGTACTCCGGGCCGAAACAAACGGCTCGATATTACGCCTGAAGGATGTCGCTGAGATCGAATTTGGTTCGCTTGATTACGATGTGCTGTCCAAAACAGACGGACGGCCATCGGCATCCATTATGCTTAAACAACGACCTGGCTCCAACGCCAGTGATGTAATTAACAACGTGAAAGCCAGAATGGCGGAGTTGAAGAAAACCAACTTTCCACCCGGCATGACCTACAAC
Coding sequences:
- a CDS encoding alpha-hydroxy acid oxidase, with product MNTLPNTPADLTDLINLFDVEKQAAGVMTHMAYEYVASGAADELTVRWNRESLDNLKLNPSFLQDVSKLDTRITLFGDELPYPILIAPTAFHKIMHPEGELATARGAGAASATYVVSSFTTTPLEEIANVATQPLWFQLYVQDDRSLVKDLVQKAESVGCRALCITIDTPVPGVRNRQDRANFRLPNEIQAPYMHGLGDQKKLLTWADIDWLQSFAKIPVLLKGILNPADAEQAIQTGVSGIIVSNHSGRNLDTVPATIDVLPGIADQVNKRVPLLMDGGIRRGTDVLKALAHGANAVLVGKPICFGLACGGADGVSKVMNILRTEFELAMTLTGRTTLTSIDRSVLWRPY
- a CDS encoding efflux RND transporter periplasmic adaptor subunit yields the protein MENLVRWTAAVLVCVSVVGCAGSETKTEEPEKLTLPVVQLSRQSTTLQRDYVTTLEAVRNVEIRARVSGFLEKIYVDEGQTVRQGQLLFSLNAAEYKVGLDKARASLRSAEAGAKTAEVEVGRVKLLVDKKIVSPSELELAKAKLDVARAQIEEAQSAQSTASLRLAHANIRAPFDGVINRIPFKMGSLIEEGALLTEVSDIHEVFAYFDVSEKEYLGFLKKHRDLVGKNGQEVEMMLADETPYPQKGRIETMESVFEEESGTIAFRARFPNPLKMLKHGSSGKVRIPSIESDALLVPQKAVFEVQDKNYVYVVDKANKVKSRSFVPQARVGQNYIVRSGLQAGDRVVYEGIQNIRDGDQIIPEAVSADRLASQNTLAQQ
- a CDS encoding GNAT family N-acetyltransferase; this encodes MTFLRIQAPNFYLNNIQTWYESSFPIDERRSFADLAILLPCPDMHLCALVDNDQLVGFIIYWTWETTLFVEHFAIDPAQRGKQFGQQALTQLLASANEYVILEVELPNDELSQRRVRFYERQGFSLNPFDYVQPPYQHGKEPIPMRLMSIPAIPDQGEFDRFSQLIKKRVYERFYA